In Dehalococcoidia bacterium, the DNA window GCGGCCAGGATACGTCGTTTCAGCCTGGGCGGCGGCTGCAGCACCGGCGTCGCCAGGCCCAGCCTGGCCACCACCTGCCTCGCTTCCTCCAGATAGCGGGAGCACTCAGCACAGGTGGCCAGGTGCCGCTCCACGGGCGGCACCTCCTCCTGGGGCAGGGCGCCCAGGGCCAGCAGGTCTATAGCCTGGCGTGCCTCCTGGCAGTCCACCCCTCAGCCCTCCTCCTGCAGAAGCAGGGACCGCAGCTTCTGCATGGCCAGGCGGATGCGGGTCTTGACGGTGCCCAAGGGCAGGCCCGTGGCCTCGGCGATCTCGCGGTGGGTGAGACCACGGAAGTAGGCCAGCTCGATGGCCTCTCGCTGCTCCGGCGGCAGGTTGGCCAGGGCAGCCAGCACCTGCTGTCGCTCCACGGCCCAGCTGGCCTGCTCGGCCGGGTCCTGGGCCTCCAACTGGGCCCCAGCCGGCGAGCGCAGGAAGCGCTGCTGCCTTCCCTGGGCACGCAAGTGGTCGATGGCCCGGTTGCGGGCGAGCGTCAGGAGCCAGGTGAGGAGCTGGCCGCGGGAGGCCACGTAGAGCTGGGGGCGGTCCCACAATCGCAGGAAGATGTCCTGCACCACGTCTTCGGCACGGTGGGCGTCTCCCAGGATGCGGCGGGCGAGGGAGTAGACCACCGCACCGTAGCGGTCGTAAAGGGCCTCCAGGGCCCTGGGGTCGCGCTGCACGACGGCGGCCATGAGCTCTTCATCGGAGGCCTGCGGGTAGTCCGGGCCCATGCCGGAGCCCCCATGTCTGCCGGGGCCGGCTGCGTCCTCCATAGTCGCTTACGCCCGCGGCCGCCGTCCCGGATGCCTCAGCTACTGCCCTGCTGCAGCCGCTGCACGATCTCGGTAACGGAGAGGACGCGTCCGGTGAAGGAGGTGTCCTGGGCTGCCAGCCACAGGGTGGCATCGGCTACCGTCTCCGGCTTCTCCCAGTCGGAGTAGTCGCGGTGGGGGTTCAGGTAGGTCCATCCCTCGGTGACCACGCTCATGTCGATGCGCAGACAGTTGACGGCCACCCCCTTGGGTGCCAGCTCCACCGCCAGCCCCCGCGTCAGCTGCTCGATGGCGGCCTTGGCCACCGAATAGGACAGGAGGCCCACCTGGGCAGCCATCTCGGCGTTCACCGCCCCCGAGGAGACGTTGATGATCTTCCCCTGGCCCTGCTCGACCATCCGGGGCAGGAAGGCCATGCTGCACAGCACCGTGCCCCTCAGGTTGACGTTCATGACCAGGTCCCAGCGGCGGATGGGCGTCTCCAGGAAGGGAGCGGGGTAGCTGACGCCGGCGTTGTTGATGAGGATGTCCACCCGCCCGAACTCCTCCAGCGTGCGGCGGGCCAGCTCCTCCACCTGGGCCTCGTCGGCCACGTTGCAGGGCACGGCCAGGGCCCGCCGCCCCATCCCCTGGATGAGGCGGGCCGTCTCCTCGATGGTGCCCGGCAGCTTGGTGGGCGACTCTTCGCTGGAGCGCGCCATCACCACCACGTGGGCGCCCTCTCGGGCCAGGGCCAGGGCGATGGCCTTGCCGATGCCCCGGGACGCGCCAGTGACCACGCAGACCTTGTCCTCGAAGCGCATGGGGTTGCCTCCCTCGACTGGGCTGGCTACATGATACGCCTACGCCTGTGAGCTGTCCAAAAGGGGACAGGCCGCTCTTTTTAACCTTCCCTTCACCGTGCCAACATTAGAATGAGTGGGATGCTGAAGCATACCTTCCTCCACCTGCGGGGCATCGGCCCCCGCACCGAGGCCCGCTTCTGGCGAGAGGGAGTCGTCACCTGGGAGGACGCCCTGGGCCACCCGCTCCCCTGGCTGGCCCCCTGGCACCGGGAGCTGCTGAGAATGGAGCTGGCCGAGTCCTGCCGTCGCCTGGGCCTGGCCGACGCCCTCTATTTTCAGGCGCTCCTGCCGCCAGCGGAGCGGTGGCGGCTCCTGGCCGAGTTCCTGCCGCAGGCCGTATGCCTGGACATCGAGACGACGGGCCTGGCCTGGGGCATGAACGTCATCACCGTCATCGGCATCTACGACGGCCGCGAGTACCGGGCCTTCGTGCGGGGCCGCAACCTGCACCTGTTTCCCGAGGAGGTGCGCCGCTATCGCCTGCTGATCACCTACAACGGCCTGCGCTTCGAC includes these proteins:
- a CDS encoding sigma-70 family RNA polymerase sigma factor gives rise to the protein MGPDYPQASDEELMAAVVQRDPRALEALYDRYGAVVYSLARRILGDAHRAEDVVQDIFLRLWDRPQLYVASRGQLLTWLLTLARNRAIDHLRAQGRQQRFLRSPAGAQLEAQDPAEQASWAVERQQVLAALANLPPEQREAIELAYFRGLTHREIAEATGLPLGTVKTRIRLAMQKLRSLLLQEEG
- a CDS encoding SDR family NAD(P)-dependent oxidoreductase, with amino-acid sequence MRFEDKVCVVTGASRGIGKAIALALAREGAHVVVMARSSEESPTKLPGTIEETARLIQGMGRRALAVPCNVADEAQVEELARRTLEEFGRVDILINNAGVSYPAPFLETPIRRWDLVMNVNLRGTVLCSMAFLPRMVEQGQGKIINVSSGAVNAEMAAQVGLLSYSVAKAAIEQLTRGLAVELAPKGVAVNCLRIDMSVVTEGWTYLNPHRDYSDWEKPETVADATLWLAAQDTSFTGRVLSVTEIVQRLQQGSS
- a CDS encoding ribonuclease H-like domain-containing protein, whose product is MLKHTFLHLRGIGPRTEARFWREGVVTWEDALGHPLPWLAPWHRELLRMELAESCRRLGLADALYFQALLPPAERWRLLAEFLPQAVCLDIETTGLAWGMNVITVIGIYDGREYRAFVRGRNLHLFPEEVRRYRLLITYNGLRFDAPFIEAEMGPVLAGMAHLDLMYVLRRLGLRGGLKRVEQLTGLARPSALQGLSGYHAVVLWRLHRQGHRGALETLIRYNAEDVVGLLPLAVYAYNLLTAQLPLPVAPLPLPERPELCLPYDPALVDWLLEGEERDQEEAV